The following are encoded in a window of Blastocatellia bacterium genomic DNA:
- the xth gene encoding exodeoxyribonuclease III — protein sequence MKIATWNVNSIRARESRLLNWLAKHQPDVVCLQELKVTDEAFPFDAVRQAGYEAAVCGQKTYNGVAILARTPLSDVARGFNDGIDDPQARLIAATVKGVRIISAYVPNGAEVGSDKYAYKQQWLARLQAYLSASDLSKPLALCGDINIAPEPRDVAFPERWEGSVLFNPEMRDQFRRILELGLTDTLRLHHAEAGLYSWWDYRQLSFPRNDGLRVDHILVTRPLAERCIGAMIDRDERKGDKASDHAPVIAIFEDED from the coding sequence ATGAAAATTGCTACCTGGAATGTTAATTCAATTCGCGCCCGCGAGTCGCGGCTGTTGAACTGGCTGGCCAAACATCAACCGGATGTGGTGTGTTTGCAGGAATTGAAGGTCACCGATGAGGCATTTCCGTTTGACGCTGTGCGCCAAGCTGGCTATGAAGCGGCCGTCTGCGGACAGAAGACGTACAACGGCGTGGCGATCCTGGCGCGCACACCGTTGAGCGATGTTGCGCGAGGCTTCAACGACGGCATTGATGATCCGCAAGCGCGATTGATTGCGGCGACGGTCAAAGGCGTTCGCATTATCTCGGCGTATGTCCCCAACGGCGCTGAAGTAGGCAGCGACAAGTATGCCTACAAGCAGCAATGGCTCGCTCGGCTGCAGGCCTATTTATCGGCCAGCGATCTGAGCAAACCGCTGGCTCTCTGTGGCGACATAAACATTGCGCCGGAGCCGCGCGACGTGGCTTTCCCAGAGCGTTGGGAAGGGTCGGTGTTGTTCAACCCGGAGATGCGCGATCAGTTCCGTCGCATTTTAGAACTCGGTTTGACCGACACGTTGCGGCTTCACCACGCTGAAGCAGGTCTTTACTCCTGGTGGGACTATCGGCAATTGAGTTTTCCTCGCAACGATGGGCTGCGGGTTGATCACATCCTGGTCACGCGCCCGCTGGCCGAGCGGTGCATCGGCGCGATGATTGATCGAGACGAGCGCAAAGGCGACAAAGCTTCCGATCATGCGCCGGTCATCGCCATCTTTGAGGACGAGGATTGA